The genomic segment TGCAGATTTTTAGCATCACACTTTTTGAGAAAACTCCGCTGTTTGCTGGGCTTTTCGATGACTTGCCTCCCGAGAAAATTCCCAACCTCAATAAAGCGCCCTATTTACCGGGTTTTTAAACCGGACACTACTGATGAGTGATGAGTGATGAGTGATGAGTGATGGCTAAATCTCTTTGAACCCTATGGGTTCGAGCCACTGCCGCCCAGGTGAGAGACGCCGGTGTCCTCCGATTTGTCGAGTCCCGACTTTTAGCGGCAAAGATGAGGGTACGACACCGCTGTTCCTTCACGCCACGGCAAATCCGGGAGCGGCTGGCACTTCAACAGGTGAACCTCGAGTCTCGATGCTGCGCGCAACTCGTCACTCGTCACTCGTCACTCGTCACTCGTCACTACCCTTACCTCGCCTCGATCGTGATCTGACGTTGTTCGAGCAAGGTTCCTTCGGACCAGTGCAGGTGGGTGAGTGCGAGCTGATAGTCGGCGAGCGCTCGGACGTGTGCTGCGCGGGCATCGGCGACATCCTGCTGAAGCTGGAGCACGAAAAAGAGCGTGCTCTTTCCGCCGGCGAGCTTTTTCTCCTCGGCCACCAGCGCCGCCTCCGCATTTTCCTTGGCCCGGCGACTTGTTTGGATTCGCTGAGCGCCCGACTCGACGCCATGCACGGCATCGGCGATCTCTCGAAGAATGATTTCCTCCTGGCGCTCGCGCAGAATCTGGCTTTGTTCCTGAAGCTTTTTGCTGATTCGAAACTCGCCCCGCTCGGCCCGACGCGACAGCGGCACGCTGAACACCAGCCCAATCCAGTCGTTGGGAACATCGCCCGCCCGCAGCTGCCTCCAGGCGTCACCGGCGGATGCATCCGCGATTAAGGGTGGCGGGAGCTGCTGGGTGCTCGACCCTTTGCGGCCGTAACCGCCCACCACATCGAGCGTGGGAAAGAGCTGGTTCCGGCGAAACCTCGTCACCAGCCCGGACTTGGTAATCTCTTCCTCAGCCATCGCCAGTTCGGGACGCTTTTCGATGCCCCGGCTCCAGCTCGTCTGCAGGCTCGCATCGGCCAGCGGCGCCAGCAGCAGCTCCTGCGGCACGAAGGGCTGCTCGGCGCGCTGACGGAACCCCTCCCCCAGCAGGCTGATCAACTGAACCTCAGCTCGGCGGATGGCAAGATCGGCTTCCACCATCATGGTCTCTAAGCTAGCCACCCGCGAGATCGCGAGAAGACGATCGGAGTCGGTGGCTGTGCCCTCCTTGATTTGCCGCTCCGTGGCTTCGAGCAACCGACTGCGCGAGCGGAGTAGTTCCTCCAAATTGGATTTTATATCGCGTGCGGCGACCCAGGCATAGTAGGCCTGTTCCGTGTCGCGGACAGTCAACTGTGCGATGCGCTCGACGGCCAGCTTGCCGAGCTTAGAATTTCGGCGCTGCAGCTGGAGATTCAGCCGCCCCGCATCGCTCCAGAAGTTTTTCAGCAGTGGCTGACTGAAGGACATGCTGGCCACGATGCGATGGGAGGAGAAGTTCCAGCCTTCGCGGTCGCCGTCGCTCTGTGCGTAGCTTCCTCCCAGGGAGTAGCTCATGCCGGTGGGCAGGCGTCCGGTAAGTCCGGCCTGCGATGTCTGCGAGTCGGCATTGTAGAAGGTGTCCCGGCTGAAGTCAGCGGGATCGAAGCCGCCCATTTCCGACGCCGCTTCGCGACGATACTGCCCGAACAGAATGGGATCGTAATAGCCGCCGGCCACATAGAGCTGAAGGCTGGCGACGTCCGAATTGATTCTTTCCAGCTGGAGGTCGCGATTACCCATGAGCGCGAGTGCCAAGCACTCCCGCAGTCCGAGCGTTTGGACCTGGGTCGCGGGCGCGTCCCCCGCTGAGAAGAGGCTCAGGCCCAGTGCCAGCGGAAGGCATCGAGATAGCAACAAGGGTTTCACAGGTAGTTCCACAGGTGGAGATTAGCGTCGTCCTGGTGGCAGCTGGGCTAGGGGCATCGAAGCACTGGGGACCGAGGTGTTGGACTCGGGTGGCAGCGTAGCCCCCGGCAACACCACCGTGGCGAGTCGAAAGGTCTTTTTGCTCGGATCCTTCAACCGCTTTGCTTCGCGGCCGTCGACCTTCATTGTTCCATCGTCACTCGTCAGGAGCAGGGTAGGACCGGTTGTCCCCTCCGCCACGCTGATTCCCTCAGGGTTGAGGTCCGACAAATCGATCCCCGGCCACAGCTCCGGGGCGTCGGAACCTCCATTCCATCGGAAGAGGCGTGAGATGCCACCGGAACCGCTGGATCCGGCTACGATCCAGTATCCGCTGGCGACATTGACCATCCCGCGAATTCCCTGTCCATCCAGCGGCAGGAGGATCGGGTCACCGAAGCGAGGCTTCGTTCCCCCGATCACCTCCATCGGGTTCAGCAGGGAAACCATCAAGGCCTGGCCTTGCGGGGTGGGGCTGCGGAATCCGATGAGCAGTCCCCCCTGAGGAGTGGCAGCCAGGCCCTCGATGTTCAATCCTCCCGGACTTTTAGGAGCGCGTTGGGCCGCTTCGGCCAGTCCGAGGTGCGCGAATCGCGGTTCAGCCAGCAGCTCCGCAACCAGATCGGTGAAGTGATCACCCACCGGGTGCACCCAAGGTACCCCCGCAATGGCGCCGACCTTGGTGGCGAGCAGGCGATGTCGGCTGGAGGCGAATTCACCTGCGGCGTTGCGTCCATGGGATGAAATCCAGAAGATCGTGTCCCCCACCCGAGCAGAGCCCTCCAGATCCACCTCCTCACTCTTACCCTTCTTCCCTTTGTTGCCCGCACGAAGGAAGGGGCTGAGGTCCAGGCTGCGGACGGGGGCTTCCGTTTGCCCACGGTGGTAGATGCGAAGCAGATTGTCCTCATCGTTGGCCACCACGAACCAATCCTGATTCAGAACTTCAACGGCGGACGCGTCGGCCATGCCATGGAAAGACTGGGCGGGAAAGGACGGAGAGGGTCTGGTCAGCGAGAAGGCGATGCCTCCCAGCAGGACGAGCAGGAGAAGAGCGTAGGGTTTCATAAAATCGTTTCCTGGGGATGGGGTGGGTTCAGCGTGAGCTTAGGGTTGTCCGGCGCGGACTGGGCTGGGGGTGAGTGTCGAGGCTGCCCACGAACGCGAGGATAGCGAGGCCGGCTGACTGGCGGTGGCGGATGGCTCCGGGGGCAGGAGTGAGAGCGTGACGATTTCACCGGGGCGGATGCGTGCTTCTGTTGGAAGATCCACGACGAGGGGCAGTCCGGCGTCGATCAGCTTGCCCTGCGGCAGCAGAGCCAGCGTGTTGGTGATGGATTCGATCTGAGCCCCTATCTGAGTCAGCACGCCCACCACTTGGCGGGTTTTGCGCTCCTGGGTGGTGACCCGAACCTTTTGTCCGATCTCGGGCGTGAACGGATACGGTTGGCGCAGGTATCCGACTACCCGAGTGGACCATTCCGAGTTGATGAGCAGCAAGGGTTCGCCGGCGAGAACGCTCTCTCCGGGCTGGCGGTAGATGGCGGACACCATTCCGTCGATCGGAGCGGCCAACGTTTTACGCGCGATTAGGTTGCTGGCGGTATTGAGGCTGGAGAGCAGACCGGCGAGTCGTTCCTGCTTGCCGGTTTGACCCTGGCTTCCGGTCGACTGGCGTGTGATTTCCTCAAAGCGTGCCTCGAGCGCTTGGATCGCCTGTTGTTTGGTTTCAATTTCCGCCCGGTAGAGATCGCGCCCCTTGTTGCTCAGGTCGTAGATCTCCTCGGAGACCAGCTTCTCTTGGAAGAGCGGCTGGTTGCGTTTGACCTCATTTTCGGCCCGGGCGAGGTTGACGCGGGCGACGGCTTGTTCCGTACGCAGCCGATGAATCTCCAGTAGCAGGCGGTCAGCGCTGAACGCATATTCTTCATGGGCGGTGGGTTCCCATTGAAGTCGGGCGATTTGCATTTCCGAGTTGAGCAGATCGACCTCGATCCGCGGTTCAAAGGGATCGAAGTCAGCGAGTGGCTGGCCGGCCCGGACGCGGTCATAGGCTTGGGCTCGCAGGGAACCCAGCACACCGGGTTGGAGAGCGGAGATGACGGAGCGGGATCCCTCGGCCACTCCGA from the Verrucomicrobiales bacterium genome contains:
- a CDS encoding TolC family protein: MKPLLLSRCLPLALGLSLFSAGDAPATQVQTLGLRECLALALMGNRDLQLERINSDVASLQLYVAGGYYDPILFGQYRREAASEMGGFDPADFSRDTFYNADSQTSQAGLTGRLPTGMSYSLGGSYAQSDGDREGWNFSSHRIVASMSFSQPLLKNFWSDAGRLNLQLQRRNSKLGKLAVERIAQLTVRDTEQAYYAWVAARDIKSNLEELLRSRSRLLEATERQIKEGTATDSDRLLAISRVASLETMMVEADLAIRRAEVQLISLLGEGFRQRAEQPFVPQELLLAPLADASLQTSWSRGIEKRPELAMAEEEITKSGLVTRFRRNQLFPTLDVVGGYGRKGSSTQQLPPPLIADASAGDAWRQLRAGDVPNDWIGLVFSVPLSRRAERGEFRISKKLQEQSQILRERQEEIILREIADAVHGVESGAQRIQTSRRAKENAEAALVAEEKKLAGGKSTLFFVLQLQQDVADARAAHVRALADYQLALTHLHWSEGTLLEQRQITIEAR
- a CDS encoding DUF3616 domain-containing protein, with translation MKPYALLLLVLLGGIAFSLTRPSPSFPAQSFHGMADASAVEVLNQDWFVVANDEDNLLRIYHRGQTEAPVRSLDLSPFLRAGNKGKKGKSEEVDLEGSARVGDTIFWISSHGRNAAGEFASSRHRLLATKVGAIAGVPWVHPVGDHFTDLVAELLAEPRFAHLGLAEAAQRAPKSPGGLNIEGLAATPQGGLLIGFRSPTPQGQALMVSLLNPMEVIGGTKPRFGDPILLPLDGQGIRGMVNVASGYWIVAGSSGSGGISRLFRWNGGSDAPELWPGIDLSDLNPEGISVAEGTTGPTLLLTSDDGTMKVDGREAKRLKDPSKKTFRLATVVLPGATLPPESNTSVPSASMPLAQLPPGRR
- a CDS encoding HlyD family efflux transporter periplasmic adaptor subunit, yielding MTSRAPIPIPPSLRWREFRIKSLPPLFFIGLCVACGFLWRSAVVQGGFLGVAEGSRSVISALQPGVLGSLRAQAYDRVRAGQPLADFDPFEPRIEVDLLNSEMQIARLQWEPTAHEEYAFSADRLLLEIHRLRTEQAVARVNLARAENEVKRNQPLFQEKLVSEEIYDLSNKGRDLYRAEIETKQQAIQALEARFEEITRQSTGSQGQTGKQERLAGLLSSLNTASNLIARKTLAAPIDGMVSAIYRQPGESVLAGEPLLLINSEWSTRVVGYLRQPYPFTPEIGQKVRVTTQERKTRQVVGVLTQIGAQIESITNTLALLPQGKLIDAGLPLVVDLPTEARIRPGEIVTLSLLPPEPSATASQPASLSSRSWAASTLTPSPVRAGQP